A genomic stretch from Vibrio coralliilyticus includes:
- a CDS encoding flagellar basal body P-ring protein FlgI: MKKLILLLTSLIIVSTHAYAARIKDVSQVAGVRSNQLVGYGLVTGLPGTGESTPFTDQSFNAMLENFGIQLPPGTKPKSKNVAAVIVTADLAAFSKQGQTIDVTVSSIGSAKSLRGGTLMQTMLKGLDGQIYAVAQGNLVVSGFSATGADGSKIVGNNPTAGMISNGAIVEREIPSPFSRGDYITFNLLESDFTTAQRMADAVNNFLGPQMAQAIDATSVKVRAPRDISQRVSFLSAIENLEFDPAEGSAKIIVNSRTGTIVVGKHVRLKPAAVTHGGMTVAIKEDFNVSQPNAFGGGETVVTPESDIEVTEEQGKMFKFEPGLTLDDLVRAVNEVGAAPSDLMAILQALKQAGAIEGQLIVI; encoded by the coding sequence ATGAAGAAGCTAATTTTGTTACTGACCAGCCTAATTATCGTATCGACACACGCGTACGCGGCACGTATTAAAGACGTGTCACAAGTTGCTGGAGTTCGTAGCAACCAATTAGTTGGCTATGGTTTGGTTACTGGTTTACCGGGTACCGGGGAATCGACCCCTTTTACCGATCAAAGCTTTAATGCCATGCTCGAAAATTTCGGTATTCAGCTTCCACCAGGTACAAAGCCAAAGTCTAAGAATGTCGCAGCTGTTATCGTTACGGCAGACTTAGCGGCGTTTTCAAAGCAGGGTCAAACCATTGATGTCACAGTGTCGTCTATCGGATCTGCGAAAAGTTTACGTGGTGGCACACTCATGCAAACGATGCTGAAAGGTCTTGATGGGCAAATCTATGCCGTTGCTCAAGGAAATTTAGTGGTCAGTGGCTTTAGTGCGACTGGTGCAGACGGCTCTAAAATTGTTGGTAACAACCCAACGGCAGGGATGATTTCAAATGGGGCTATCGTTGAACGCGAAATTCCATCACCGTTTAGTCGTGGGGATTACATCACTTTTAACCTTCTAGAATCTGACTTTACCACTGCACAGCGCATGGCGGATGCGGTAAATAACTTCCTTGGCCCACAAATGGCTCAAGCTATCGATGCAACTTCAGTAAAAGTCCGTGCCCCGCGAGATATATCTCAACGAGTTTCATTCCTGTCTGCAATTGAAAACCTTGAATTTGATCCGGCAGAAGGCTCAGCGAAAATCATCGTCAACTCACGCACAGGGACGATTGTGGTAGGTAAGCATGTACGACTCAAACCTGCAGCTGTGACCCATGGTGGTATGACAGTCGCGATCAAAGAAGACTTTAATGTCAGCCAGCCAAACGCATTTGGTGGAGGTGAAACAGTCGTCACGCCTGAGAGTGATATCGAAGTGACAGAAGAGCAAGGGAAGATGTTTAAGTTCGAACCGGGATTGACGCTGGATGACCTTGTACGTGCGGTAAACGAAGTCGGTGCAGCACCGTCAGATTTAATGGCAATTCTTCAGGCCCTTAAGCAAGCCGGTGCGATTGAAGGTCAGTTGATCGTAATCTAG
- the flgH gene encoding flagellar basal body L-ring protein FlgH → MNRLLTIIAIALLSGCSMLEAPIETSDVVQGTTTVDAVEGDKSQDESAGIVDTLRGRGDPVAGDPAWAPIHPKHQPEHYAAETGSLFNTAQAASLYDDSKPRGVGDIITVTLDENTKAAKSSDADLSKNNDASMDPLEVGGQQLNIGDYNFSYNLSNDNNFSGSAAANQSNSISGSITVEVIEVLANGNLVIRGEKWLTLNTGDEYIRLSGTIRPEDISYENTIASNRISNARIRYSGTGTQQDMQEPGFLARFFNVAL, encoded by the coding sequence ATGAATCGCTTACTGACCATAATTGCTATCGCCTTATTATCGGGTTGTTCAATGTTGGAAGCCCCAATTGAAACGTCAGATGTTGTTCAGGGAACGACGACCGTTGATGCGGTTGAAGGTGATAAATCTCAAGATGAGAGTGCTGGTATCGTTGATACGCTTCGAGGCAGAGGCGATCCCGTTGCAGGTGATCCTGCTTGGGCGCCCATTCACCCCAAACATCAACCTGAGCATTATGCTGCTGAAACCGGCTCTTTGTTTAATACGGCGCAAGCAGCCAGCCTCTACGATGACTCCAAGCCACGTGGCGTTGGGGACATTATAACTGTGACCTTGGATGAAAACACCAAAGCCGCAAAAAGTTCAGATGCTGATCTATCGAAAAATAACGATGCCTCCATGGATCCTCTTGAAGTGGGGGGGCAGCAACTTAATATTGGCGACTATAACTTCTCGTATAATTTAAGTAATGATAACAACTTCAGTGGCAGTGCAGCTGCGAATCAGAGTAATAGTATTTCTGGATCAATCACTGTCGAAGTGATTGAAGTACTGGCAAATGGCAATTTGGTCATCCGAGGTGAAAAATGGCTAACGCTAAACACGGGTGATGAATATATTCGCCTAAGCGGCACTATTCGTCCCGAGGATATCTCCTATGAGAACACGATAGCGTCTAATCGTATTTCTAATGCCAGAATCCGCTATTCAGGCACGGGCACTCAACAAGATATGCAAGAACCTGGATTCTTGGCACGATTCTTTAATGTGGCTTTATAG
- the flgG gene encoding flagellar basal-body rod protein FlgG, translated as MHPALWVSKTGLDAQQTNISTISNNLANASTVGYKKSRAVFEDLFYQNINQPGGQSSQNTELPSGLMLGAGSKVVATQKVHTQGNTQTTNNSLDMMIEGDGFFQILMPDGNIGYSRNGQFTVNDEGVVVTSGAGYPLEPEIAIPEDAVSITIGTDGEVSVRVRGQQENQVVGQIATVDFVNPGGLEPVGQNLYLPTGASGDPQEGVPGFDGFGDIRQSMLETSNVNVTEELVNMIEAQRVYEMNSKVISAVDKMMSFVNQQL; from the coding sequence ATGCATCCGGCATTATGGGTAAGTAAAACGGGTTTAGATGCCCAACAAACCAATATTTCTACGATTTCAAATAACCTGGCGAACGCTTCGACAGTGGGTTACAAAAAAAGCCGTGCTGTCTTCGAAGATTTGTTTTATCAAAATATTAATCAGCCAGGCGGCCAATCTTCACAAAATACCGAACTGCCAAGCGGATTGATGCTGGGAGCGGGTTCAAAAGTGGTGGCGACACAAAAAGTGCATACTCAGGGTAACACGCAGACCACCAACAATAGCCTCGACATGATGATCGAAGGTGATGGCTTCTTCCAGATTCTCATGCCTGACGGCAATATCGGCTATAGCCGTAACGGCCAATTTACGGTTAACGATGAAGGTGTCGTGGTGACTTCTGGTGCCGGTTATCCATTGGAGCCAGAAATCGCCATTCCTGAAGATGCAGTCAGTATTACGATCGGTACGGACGGCGAAGTGTCAGTAAGAGTGCGTGGTCAACAAGAGAACCAAGTGGTTGGTCAGATTGCGACGGTAGATTTTGTCAACCCTGGTGGCCTTGAGCCAGTCGGGCAGAACTTGTACTTACCGACAGGAGCAAGTGGAGACCCTCAGGAGGGCGTACCTGGTTTTGATGGCTTTGGTGATATTCGCCAGTCGATGTTGGAAACTTCGAACGTTAACGTTACAGAAGAGCTAGTGAATATGATTGAAGCTCAGCGCGTTTATGAGATGAACTCAAAAGTGATCTCGGCCGTTGATAAAATGATGAGCTTCGTTAACCAGCAGCTATAA
- the flgJ gene encoding flagellar assembly peptidoglycan hydrolase FlgJ: MINNGKDIGFIHDIANLDKLRQKAVDGDENSEKEALTAAAKQFEAIFTSMLFKSMRDANSTFESGLMDSQNQQFYRQMMDEQMSSELSASGSLGLADMIVAQLTSGSVENPNAASREADFEALMKKIDHVRQTRQPDVESAPVVEPSSTKQSFSSPEAFVASMKPYAEKAARALGVDSSLLLAQAALETGWGQKVVSNSRGSSNNLFNIKADKSWAGDKVATQTLEYHQGVPVKENAAFRSYTSFEDSFNDYVRFLNDNPRYTMALRHEGSNEQFIRGIHQAGYATDPQYANKVLRVKAQIDEM; this comes from the coding sequence ATGATTAATAACGGTAAAGACATCGGTTTCATTCATGATATCGCTAACTTGGACAAACTACGTCAGAAAGCGGTGGATGGTGATGAGAACAGTGAAAAAGAAGCGCTGACCGCCGCAGCGAAACAGTTCGAAGCTATTTTTACTTCCATGCTGTTTAAGTCTATGCGTGATGCTAACTCGACGTTTGAATCTGGTTTGATGGATAGTCAGAACCAACAGTTTTACCGTCAGATGATGGATGAGCAAATGTCTAGCGAGCTGAGTGCATCAGGCTCTTTAGGATTGGCAGATATGATTGTCGCTCAACTGACCTCCGGTTCTGTCGAGAATCCGAACGCTGCTAGCCGTGAGGCGGACTTTGAAGCTCTAATGAAAAAAATTGATCATGTGCGTCAAACTCGCCAGCCAGATGTAGAGTCGGCTCCGGTTGTTGAGCCATCCTCAACGAAACAGTCATTTAGTTCCCCAGAAGCTTTTGTCGCTTCAATGAAACCCTATGCGGAAAAAGCAGCGCGCGCTTTAGGTGTCGATTCTTCATTGCTCCTCGCTCAAGCGGCTCTTGAGACAGGGTGGGGACAAAAGGTGGTGAGCAATAGTCGTGGCAGTAGTAACAACCTATTTAACATCAAAGCAGACAAGAGTTGGGCTGGTGATAAGGTAGCCACTCAGACATTGGAGTATCATCAAGGTGTACCTGTAAAAGAAAATGCTGCTTTCCGTTCATACACGAGCTTTGAAGATAGCTTCAATGATTATGTCCGTTTCTTGAATGATAATCCTCGTTATACAATGGCACTTCGTCATGAAGGTAGTAACGAACAGTTTATTCGAGGTATCCATCAGGCCGGCTACGCTACAGATCCACAGTACGCTAATAAAGTTCTGAGGGTAAAAGCACAAATAGATGAAATGTAA